A stretch of Monomorium pharaonis isolate MP-MQ-018 chromosome 7, ASM1337386v2, whole genome shotgun sequence DNA encodes these proteins:
- the LOC105837915 gene encoding RNA transcription, translation and transport factor protein, translating to MFERKLRALGYLEWDKVDGNNTEHFRKVIVWLEDQKIRLYTIEDRQKLRDITSPEWPNIFEKYCNDVNCSITNKNEVDLLEWFLGYAIWLEFGDDCKKYQQVIGSKAKNKEEVKVPNIKSTNPLDTLNFDNDAFKNGVNSIAKLLNVPKHSDHLITLQACSKLVCNKLNSDAIKQSNNTMNAKNKSQTKMVGPSFHMGDAMLDNAAKGLSLLYIQDLRNLQTKINETIVAVQNITANPKTDTKLGKVGK from the exons ATGTTCGAGAGAAAACTGAGGGCGCTTGGCTACTTGGAGTGGGACAAAGTCGACGGAAACA ataCTGAGCACTTCAGAAAGGTAATTGTATGGTTGGAAGATCAAAAAATACGCCTTTATACGATAGAGGACCGTCAGAAGTTGAGAGACATTACCTCCCCCGAATGGCCAAATATCTTCGAAAAGTATTGCAATGATGTCAATTGTTCAATAACTAATAAGAACGAGGTTGATCTGTTAGAATGGTTCTTAGGATATGCCATTTGGCTAGAATTTGGAGATGATT gCAAGAAATATCAACAAGTCATAGGAagtaaagcaaaaaataaagaagaagtGAAAGTGCCTAATATTAAATCCACAAATCCTTTAGACACTTTAAATT TCGATAATGATGCTTTCAAAAACGGAGTTAATTCAATAGCCAAATTATTGAATGTACCAAAGCATTCTGATCATCTCATCACGCTACAAGCGTGCAGTAAACTTGTGTGTAACAAGTTAAATTCTGATGCAATTAAGCAAAGTAATAACACTATGAACGCAAAGAATAAATCCCAAACGAAGATGGTAGGACCTAGCTTTCATATGGGCGACGCGATGTTGGACAATGCTGCCAAAGGCCTTTCCTTATTGTACATTCAAGATCTTAGAAATCTCCAGACGAAAATTAACGAAACAATAGTTGCTGTGCAAAATATAACGGCTAATCCGAAAACTGACACTAAATTAGGAAAAGTTGGTAAATAA
- the LOC105837918 gene encoding AN1-type zinc finger protein 2A, with amino-acid sequence MEFPNLGEHCSESTCNRLDFLPLKCDACKGIFCTDHITYTSHSCPSAYKKNVQVPVCPLCDTPIPIKRGDLPDVAVGLHMDNDCRESRSRKVFSNKCSSKGCKVKEMVPVKCSECGANFCLKHRHPTDHACIGAEEALRLRRLEALNKKKGQTTISQNSGNSNAHSFRSLQGTMTEDEALARALQASLDDEERSRRMLQPVPSGNRDRCRLS; translated from the coding sequence ATGGAATTTCCAAATTTGGGAGAACATTGCTCCGAGAGTACGTGCAATCGCTTAGATTTTTTACCTCTCAAATGTGATGCTTGCAAAGGAATCTTTTGCACGGATCATATAACTTATACGAGTCACAGCTGCCCTAGCGCATACAAAAAGAACGTACAGGTGCCCGTGTGTCCATTGTGCGACACTCCTATACCGATAAAGCGCGGCGACCTGCCCGACGTGGCCGTGGGACTGCATATGGATAACGACTGCAGAGAGAGCCGTAGTAGGAAGGTGTTCTCCAACAAGTGTTCCTCAAAGGGCTGCAAGGTCAAGGAGATGGTGCCGGTGAAGTGTAGCGAATGTGGTGCCAACTTTTGCCTGAAACACAGACATCCCACCGATCACGCCTGCATCGGTGCCGAGGAGGCGTTGAGACTGCGCAGACTGGAGGCACTAAACAAGAAGAAAGGTCAAACTACAATATCACAGAATAGCGGCAACAGTAACGCGCATTCGTTCCGTAGTCTTCAAGGGACGATGACCGAGGACGAGGCGTTAGCTAGAGCTCTCCAGGCCTCTTTAGACGACGAGGAAAGAAGCAGACGTATGTTGCAACCAGTGCCTTCTGGAAACCGAGATAGATGTAGACTTTCGTAA
- the LOC105837916 gene encoding tetratricopeptide repeat protein 30A, producing MSTFIENVLIKDGEYSKIIYNMIKEQRYVETIKVLLNLLNSHPNSRPCLSLLAHCYFYTQDFMAAAQCYEKLVQLCPEENLYKLYYAQSLHQACMYPEAWAVCSSIINQSNLEFKVKKLQAAIKYGQEDMVAAKNLVDQCPADDVDTEINLGCLLYKEEQYEQALKKFANALQIAGFKPHLSYNVALCYFKLKEYAASLKHIATIIEHGIREHPELSVGMATEGIEVRSVGNTLTLHETALTEAFNLKAAIEYQLQNYDAAKEALTDMPPRSEEELDAVTLHNQALINIDTKPSEGFEKLQFLLQQNPFPPETFANLLLLYCKYQYYDLAADVLAENVHLTYKYLTPYLYDFLDALITQQTSPEEAYRKFDDLANKHTETLRKATKQVQEARLNHDDNAVKKAVNDYEEALDRYVPVLMAQAKIYWDLENYTQVEKIFKKSVEFCNDHDVWKLNVAHTLFMQENKFKDATRFYEPIVKKKYENILDVSAIVLANLCVSYIMTSQNAEAEELMKKIEKEEEAVSFEDQDKKLFHLCIVNLVIGTLYCSKGNYEFGISRVMKSLEPYNKKLGTDTWFYAKRCFLSLLEQLAKQLVVLKDSTLQECVQFLEHCEVYGKDIMTVVDQPFDIQDMLNILPQGKRTVVYEARYLKALFLKLQMS from the exons ATGTCTACGTTCATAGAAAATGTGCTTATAAAGGATGGGGAATactctaaaataatatataatatg ATAAAAGAACAGCGGTATGTCGAAACTATTAAAGTTTTGCTAAATCTCTTAAATTCTCATCCTAAT TCTAGACCCTGTTTATCTCTTCTGGCCCATTGTTACTTTTACACACAAGATTTTATGGCTGCGGCTCAGTGCTATGAGAAGCTGGTCCAACTCTGTCCAGAGGAAAATCTATACAAACTATACTATGCTCAATCCTTGCATCAAGCTTGCATGTACCCGGAAGCGTGGGCAGTTTGTTCAAGCATTATTAATCAAAGTAACTTGGAATTCAAGGTGAAGAAGCTGCAAGCGGCTATTAAATATGGGCAGGAAGACATGGTAGCTGCGAAGAATCTTGTGGATCAATGTCCTGCTGATGATGTCGACACAGAAATCAATTTGGGGTGTCTTTTGTACAAG GAGGAGCAGTATGAGCAGGCCCTCAAGAAATTTGCGAATGCATTACAAATTGCGGGATTCAAACCTCATTTATCGTACAACGTTgctctttgttattttaaactgaAAGAGTACGCAGCATCACTGAAACATATCG CCACTATTATCGAGCATGGTATAAGGGAGCATCCAGAGTTGAGCGTGGGAATGGCCACTGAAGGTATCGAAGTTCGAAGCGTTGGGAATACATTGACACTACACGAGACAGCTCTAACAGAGGCGTTCAATCTGAAGGCTGCTATCGAGTACCAAttgcaaaatt acGACGCGGCGAAGGAGGCGTTAACGGACATGCCACCGCGCTCCGAGGAGGAGCTCGATGCCGTTACCCTACACAATCAGGCATTGATAAACATTGACACGAAACCAAGCGAAGGATTCGAGAAACTGCAGTTTCTGCTACAGCAGAATCCCTTCCCGCCCGAGACCTTCGCCAACTTGTTGCTCCTGTACTGCAAGTATCAGTATTACGATCTCGCCGCCGATGTTCTGGCTGAAAATGTACATCTGACCTATAAATATCTGACGCca taTTTATACGATTTCTTAGACGCGTTAATAACACAGCAAACCTCGCCGGAGGAAGCGTATCGCAAGTTCGACGACCTCGCTAATAAACATACGGAGACGCTTCGCAAGGCGACCAAGCAGGTCCAGGAGGCGAGGCTGAATCACGACGACAATGCCGTGAAAAAGGCCGTGAACGATTATGAGGAGGCTCTCGACAGATACGTTCCCGTGTTGATGGCACAGGCGAAGATCTACTGGGATCTGGAGAATTACACCCAGGTAGAGAAGATCTTCAAGAAGAGCGTCGAGTTTTGCAACGATCACGATGTGTGGAAGCTGAATGTCGCGCATACGCTCTTCATGCAAGAGAATAAATTCAAAGACGCGACACGTTTCTACGAACCGATCGTCAAGAAGAAATACGAAAAC ATCCTCGATGTGAGCGCGATAGTCCTCGCAAACCTTTGTGTCAGCTACATCATGACATCACAGAATGCAGAGGCCGAGGAGCTAATGAAGAAGATtgagaaggaggaagaggcGGTATCATTTGAGGATCAGGACAAGAAGCTCTTTCACCTGTGCATCGTGAATCTGGTGATCGGGACACTATATTGTTCCAAGGGTAACTATGAATTTGGCATATCGCGGGTGATGAAGAGTCTGGAGCCGTATAACAAGAAGCTCGGCACTGACACCTGGTTCTATGCGAAGAGATGCTTTCTGTCGCTCCTGGAGCAATTGGCCAAGCAACTGGTGGTCCTGAAGGATTCCACGTTGCAGGAATGCGTTCAATTTCTAGAACATTGTGAAG TTTATGGCAAAGACATAATGACGGTGGTAGACCAGCCATTCGACATACAGGACATGCTGAACATTTTACCTCAAGGCAAACGGACAGTCGTTTACGAGGCACGATATCTCAAGGCGTTATTCTTAAAGTTACAAATGTCTTAG
- the LOC105837917 gene encoding nucleolar protein of 40 kDa isoform X1, with amino-acid sequence MTKCELNQIFLGEVASVQNYGAFVRIPGTSQQGLIHRSQVSTAHVDNVAEVLQKGERIWCKVISVGEDGKVGLSMKHVNQGNGTDLDPNGIELQRDIQRRKNPGTTQRKVIQLEAVLNTTCVKCGTKGHLSKDCFMSPDGKKYELIPEIEEDSVPNSEPNSENTEKKMEKKHKSRKKKRKSKRSKQSTDDSDTEDVEKSKKRKKKISKERKKHRKKCSSSSSRNSSDSSSSDIKAHKRKHSESHETRTKKCKHSKTRHSD; translated from the exons ATGACGAAATGCGAATTAAATCAGATATTTCTAGGCGAAGTCGCGTCCGTGCAAAATTACGGAGCCTTCGTCAGAATACCGGGTACCTCACAGCAGGGCTTGATACACAGGTCGCAG GTAAGCACAGCTCATGTCGACAATGTTGCAGAGGTCTTGCAAAAGGGTGAACGGATTTGGTGTAAGGTGATCTCTGTGGGGGAGGATGGCAAGGTAGGGTTGTCCATGAAACACGTGAATCAGGGAAACGGCACAGACCTGGATCCCAACGGCATCGAATTACAAAGGGATATTCAAAGGCGAAAGAATCCAGGAACCACACAGCGTAAGGTCATACAGCTGGAAGCGGTGCTGAACACCACATGTGTCAAGTGTGGCACCAAAGGACACTTGTCCAAGGATTGCTTCATGTCCCCCGATGGCAAGAAGTATGAACTGATCCCAGAAATCGAGGAAGACAGTGTCCCAAATAGCGAACCAAACAGCGAGAACACTGAGAAGAAGATGGAGAAGAAGcataaatcaagaaaaaagaagagaaagtcAAAGAGGAGCAAGCAATCTACCGACGACAGTGATACAGAGGACGTGGAGAAGAgcaaaaaaaggaagaagaaaatttCCAAAGAACGCAAAAAGCACAGGAAGAAATGCAGCAGCAGCTCCAGCAGAAATTCTTCGGACAGCTCGTCGTCTGACATAAAAGCTCACAAGCGGAAACACTCGGAGAGTCACGAGACTCGTACcaaaaaatgcaaacattCTAAGACCAGGCATTCAGATTGA
- the LOC105837917 gene encoding nucleolar protein of 40 kDa isoform X2: protein MRIKSDISRRSRVRAKLRSLRQNTGYLTAGLDTQVAEVLQKGERIWCKVISVGEDGKVGLSMKHVNQGNGTDLDPNGIELQRDIQRRKNPGTTQRKVIQLEAVLNTTCVKCGTKGHLSKDCFMSPDGKKYELIPEIEEDSVPNSEPNSENTEKKMEKKHKSRKKKRKSKRSKQSTDDSDTEDVEKSKKRKKKISKERKKHRKKCSSSSSRNSSDSSSSDIKAHKRKHSESHETRTKKCKHSKTRHSD, encoded by the exons ATGCGAATTAAATCAGATATTTCTAGGCGAAGTCGCGTCCGTGCAAAATTACGGAGCCTTCGTCAGAATACCGGGTACCTCACAGCAGGGCTTGATACACAGGTCGCAG AGGTCTTGCAAAAGGGTGAACGGATTTGGTGTAAGGTGATCTCTGTGGGGGAGGATGGCAAGGTAGGGTTGTCCATGAAACACGTGAATCAGGGAAACGGCACAGACCTGGATCCCAACGGCATCGAATTACAAAGGGATATTCAAAGGCGAAAGAATCCAGGAACCACACAGCGTAAGGTCATACAGCTGGAAGCGGTGCTGAACACCACATGTGTCAAGTGTGGCACCAAAGGACACTTGTCCAAGGATTGCTTCATGTCCCCCGATGGCAAGAAGTATGAACTGATCCCAGAAATCGAGGAAGACAGTGTCCCAAATAGCGAACCAAACAGCGAGAACACTGAGAAGAAGATGGAGAAGAAGcataaatcaagaaaaaagaagagaaagtcAAAGAGGAGCAAGCAATCTACCGACGACAGTGATACAGAGGACGTGGAGAAGAgcaaaaaaaggaagaagaaaatttCCAAAGAACGCAAAAAGCACAGGAAGAAATGCAGCAGCAGCTCCAGCAGAAATTCTTCGGACAGCTCGTCGTCTGACATAAAAGCTCACAAGCGGAAACACTCGGAGAGTCACGAGACTCGTACcaaaaaatgcaaacattCTAAGACCAGGCATTCAGATTGA
- the LOC105837914 gene encoding uncharacterized protein LOC105837914, protein MDDLEQQCEDAMFEVCDARERYPLQCAKELEKCIKLTNEIYMTKVLTKPVKILDMPSFTNEHSTTFQKNFLEAAVLLKTQEHKLQMMIDKIDNLTATLNQIKKDKLCEVNKLLWH, encoded by the exons ATGG ATGATCTCGAGCAACAGTGTGAAGATGCAATGTTTGAAGTATGCGACGCTCGAGAGAGATATCCACTGCAATGTGCAAAGGAGCTTGAAAAGTGTATCAAGCTCACCAATGAGATATAC ATGACAAAGGTTCTTACTAAGCCAGTAAAAATTCTGGACATGCCATCTTTCACGAATGAACACTCGACaacgtttcaaaaaaattttttggaagcaGCTGTATTGTTGAAGACACAAGAACACAAACTGCAAATgatgattgacaaaattgATAACTTGACGGCCACTCTGAATCAGATTAAGAAGGACAAGTTGTgtgaagtaaataaattactgtggcattaa
- the LOC105837912 gene encoding adipocyte plasma membrane-associated protein: protein MSCLKATGTVFIYIGLFLAVITFIPGLPPNTEFKEYSVTPPRELDPKVGPKNRLYGGQKLFEGEVNGPEAFDSYNGQLYTGVHGGYVLRVEEDRLVPIVKFGKKCDGIWQEHKCGRPLGLKFDKKGNLYVVDTYYGIFKVNVETGEYKNIVNISKPIDGKVPRLPNSVDIAKNGDLYWTESNTDFALCDIMMTFLSNPSGRLIRYNAAKKENEVLMRNLAFANGIMLSDDESFVIVAETQRNRIMKYNLKGPKAGQYEVFVDALPGLPDNINSDGQGSFLVPLIIVLDPENPQIDRSLAPHPYLRKMLVRLLVTMELPFKLLHDIYPNTYTERLLHAIGSFQGAESLIDSSEKSLLLRIDASGNIIDVLSSEDRTVYRISAAHIHNGYLWFGSPWQNYIVRVPLKQAFPDLADSSKESSRMKNEKQSSNTGPSDVKTERTKRDMDSATVKSTAIPTTPKSTASPTPKPTAVPKPSSAPKMDKSTSGNVKTPETKSTNTEAKKDNVKTAGDVKSNTKSNSPNTKSEETSKKEAAAKTHSGKNVKDQDASVKQTAQKSQAEKVKRVETNRLKEDL from the exons ATGAGCTGTCTAAAGGCGACGGGCACCGTCTTCATCTACATCGGCCTGTTCCTGGCCGTGATCACGTTTATACCTGGTCTACCACCGAACACGGAGTTCAAAGAGTACAG CGTGACACCGCCACGCGAACTCGATCCCAAGGTAGGCCCGAAGAATCGACTGTACGGCGGCCAGAAGCTGTTCGAGGGTGAGGTCAATGGTCCGGAAGCATTCGACTCCTACAATGGGCAGCTCTACACTGGTGTGCATGGCGGTTATGTCCTGAGGGTCGAGGAGGATCGCCTAGTGCCGATCGTCAAATTTGGCAAAAAATGCG ATGGCATTTGGCAGGAACATAAATGTGGCAGGCCATTGGGATTAAAGTTTGATAAGAAAGGCAATTTATATGTAGTGGATACATATTATGGAATCTTCAAAGTAAATGTTGAAACTGgagaatacaaaaatatagtgAACATATCTAAACCGATTGATGGAAAAGTTCCACGACTTCCTAATAGCGTAGATATCGCAAAGAATGGAGATCTTTATTGGACTGAAAGCAACACGGACTTTGCTCTTTGCGATATAATGAtgacatttttatcaaatccaTCAGGAag GCTTATACGTTATAATGCAGCTAAAAAGGAAAACGAAGTACTGATGCGAAATCTTGCATTTGCAAATGGGATCATGTTAAGCGACGATGAAAGTTTCGTGATAGTTGCAGAAACTCAGAGAAATCGTATCatgaaatacaatttaaaaggaCCAAAGGCGGGGCAATATGAAGTTTTCGTCGATGCTTTGCCGGGTTTACCGGATAATATTAACAGCGACGGTCAAGGTAGTTTTCTCGTCCCTTTAATCATAGTTCTTGATCCTGAAAATCCTCAAATAGACAGGTCTCTCGCACCACATCCGTACTTAAGAAAAATGTTGGTGCGATTATTAGTGACGATGGAATTACCATTTAAACTGTTGCACGATATTTATCCCAATACCTACACAGAAAGACTTTTGCATGCGATCGGATCATTCCAAGGTGCTGAAAGCTTAATTGATTCGTCAGAGAAAAGTCTGCTCTTGAGAATAGATGCGTCTGGCAACATCATTGATGTCCTTTCATCAGAAGACCGCACAGTCTATCGTATAAGTGCAGCTCATATACATAATGGCTATTTATGGTTTGGTTCTCCATGGCAAAACTATATAGTCAGAGTCCCATTGAAACAAGCTTTCCCTGACTTAGCTGATAGTTCGAAAGAATCTTCTCGAATGAAGAATGAAAAGCAATCGTCGAATACTGGTCCTTCAGATGTGAAGACAGAAAGAACAAAGCGAGACATGGATTCTGCAACAGTAAAATCAACCGCCATTCCTACAACGCCTAAATCAACTGCATCGCCTACTCCTAAGCCAACTGCTGTGCCAAAACCATCCTCAGCTCCTAAAATGGATAAATCTACCAGTGGCAACGTAAAAACACCAGAAACTAAATCCACGAATACTGAAGCCAAAAAGGACAATGTAAAAACGGCTGGCGATGTGAAATCTAATACGAAATCCAATTCTCCGAACACGAAGTCTGAAGAGACTAGCAAAAAAGAGGCTGCTGCAAAGACACACTCTGGAAAGAATGTAAAAGATCAGGATGCTTCTGTGAAACAAACAGCGCAGAAATCACAAGCTGAGAAAGTTAAACGCGTTGAAACGAATCGTCTGAAAGAGGACCTCTAA
- the LOC105837913 gene encoding uncharacterized protein LOC105837913 isoform X1 yields the protein MARKDGPSIFERLQILMEDEMGPGRLITYGIASAGLLAALYKIRPFAKFTRPSDVPLHFLQTRVPLQGTVRRVEPSSSRVLLLVDHHPLLPIPRFSGRTYLPVKIGGVDVTGNGVSWLQTVLNGKLITFVPIVREKEYLECVVTMPQKDQDSLEIGEELVKLGLATVHEPWTKLKDKRVLAYRTSLANAQKWAIRRRNGYWHFVKQPTVLWKAQMFAIDKIKSLLPTNVIRRLDL from the exons ATGGCGCGCAAGGACGGCCCTTCGATCTTCGAACGACTCCAGATCCTTATGGAAGACGAGATGGGACCTGGAAGG CTGATTACCTATGGGATCGCCAGTGCCGGCCTACTCGCAGCCCTGTACAAAATTAGACCC TTCGCCAAGTTCACGAGACCGTCCGATGTTCCGTTGCACTTTCTGCAGACGCGAGTTCCGCTCCAGGGTACTGTGCGACGCGTGGAACCGAGCTCCAGCAGGGTTCTATTACTGGTCGATCACCATCCCTTATTGCCTATTCCCCGTTTCAGCGGTAGGACTTATTTGCCTGTCAAAATCGGTGGCGTTGATGTTACAGGTAACG GTGTAAGCTGGCTGCAAACCGTGCTCAATGGAAAGCTCATCACGTTTGTGCCTATAGTCAGAGAGAAGGAGTATTTGGAATGCGTGGTTACAATGCCACAGAAGGATCAA GACTCATTGGAGATTGGCGAGGAATTAGTTAAATTAGGCCTAGCCACAGTACACGAACCTTGGACCAAATTAAAGGATAAACGCGTTTTGGCATATAGAACGTCCTTGGCAAACGCGCAAAAGTGGGCGATACGTAGGAGAAATGGATATTGGCATTTTGTCAAGCAGCCAACAGTTCTGTGGAAGGCGCAAATGTTCgcaattgataaaataaaatcgctGTTGCCCACCAATGTAATTAGACGACTTGATCTGTAA
- the LOC105837913 gene encoding uncharacterized protein LOC105837913 isoform X2 gives MARKDGPSIFERLQILMEDEMGPGRLITYGIASAGLLAALYKIRPFAKFTRPSDVPLHFLQTRVPLQGTVRRVEPSSSRVLLLVDHHPLLPIPRFSGRTYLPVKIGGVDVTGVSWLQTVLNGKLITFVPIVREKEYLECVVTMPQKDQDSLEIGEELVKLGLATVHEPWTKLKDKRVLAYRTSLANAQKWAIRRRNGYWHFVKQPTVLWKAQMFAIDKIKSLLPTNVIRRLDL, from the exons ATGGCGCGCAAGGACGGCCCTTCGATCTTCGAACGACTCCAGATCCTTATGGAAGACGAGATGGGACCTGGAAGG CTGATTACCTATGGGATCGCCAGTGCCGGCCTACTCGCAGCCCTGTACAAAATTAGACCC TTCGCCAAGTTCACGAGACCGTCCGATGTTCCGTTGCACTTTCTGCAGACGCGAGTTCCGCTCCAGGGTACTGTGCGACGCGTGGAACCGAGCTCCAGCAGGGTTCTATTACTGGTCGATCACCATCCCTTATTGCCTATTCCCCGTTTCAGCGGTAGGACTTATTTGCCTGTCAAAATCGGTGGCGTTGATGTTACAG GTGTAAGCTGGCTGCAAACCGTGCTCAATGGAAAGCTCATCACGTTTGTGCCTATAGTCAGAGAGAAGGAGTATTTGGAATGCGTGGTTACAATGCCACAGAAGGATCAA GACTCATTGGAGATTGGCGAGGAATTAGTTAAATTAGGCCTAGCCACAGTACACGAACCTTGGACCAAATTAAAGGATAAACGCGTTTTGGCATATAGAACGTCCTTGGCAAACGCGCAAAAGTGGGCGATACGTAGGAGAAATGGATATTGGCATTTTGTCAAGCAGCCAACAGTTCTGTGGAAGGCGCAAATGTTCgcaattgataaaataaaatcgctGTTGCCCACCAATGTAATTAGACGACTTGATCTGTAA
- the LOC105835140 gene encoding uncharacterized protein LOC105835140: MNTRKDVTSWRLERSRGIGAGSALQIRAANPASLRHARSSSACERASEYTTLSARRLRHARRCAEAYRSARPEEEGPRACPSANMFRDGQYLEVIKASDDCVATAVVTVQERTVEIEKRKVTTNKWLQVEDWAALYKILERAILRYGRRGDGVGHEGREWRKSTRQLEVTYTFEHPDVPSLPTIKVHVSPARKKPVKRKTAGDETSKRNKEKIDDDAMKQTKEDKFPVRTITKDDRLKKTPKKSTQIFSKKTETPSASVTEQRDLKKKKCRTYTLSVDPENALLEEYIPDAPKTKGMECADFKYVPSRKSALENMRLISNEYTPTLCDGKNHVAEDVSYIPNSIEKLKTTYEVYEPCATTVIPDGIFEEYVPNSKGFNSAIEEYEPDFKSPSKLRKFDDSYVPSSVQRNTLNDSKKIPSKSAFPKKSKMRRLEVCRKRSVDKKKMDLFS; the protein is encoded by the exons atgAATACAAGAAAAGACGTGACTTCATGGCGCTTAGAGCGGAGTCGGGGGATCGGCGCCGGTTCCGCGCTCCAAATCCGCGCCGCCAATCCGGCGAGCTTGCGCCACGCGCGGAGCAGCAGCgcgtgcgagcgagcgagcgagtacACGACGTTGTCAGCACGTCGATTACGACACGCGAGACGGTGCGCGGAGGCGTACCGGAGCGCCCGGCCCGAAGAGGAGGGTCCCCGAGCGTGCCCGAGCGCGAACATGTTCCGGGACGGCCAGTATTTGGAAGTGATCAAG GCCTCGGACGATTGCGTGGCGACCGCCGTGGTCACCGTGCAAGAGAGAACGGTGGAGATCGAGAAACGGAAGGTCACCACGAACAAGTGGCTGCAGGTCGAGGACTGGGCGGCCCTTTACAAGATACTGGAGCGAGCGATCCTGCGGTACGGTCGCCGGGGTGATGGAGTGGGTCACGAGGGCCGGGAATGGAGAAAGTCGACTCGTCAGCTGGAAGTCAC gTACACTTTCGAGCATCCCGACGTGCCATCCTTACCCACGATTAAGGTACACGTGTCACCAGCCCGGAAGAAACCGGTGAAACGAAAAACAGCAGGTGACGAGACATCGAAGAGAAACAAAGAGAAAATAGACGACGATGCGATGAAACAAACGAAAGAAGACAAATTTCCTGTTCGAACGATAACGAAAGACGATCGATTGAAGAAGACACCGAAGAAATCGACGCAAATTTTTTCGAAGAAGACCGAGACTCCGAGCGCTAGTGTGACAGAGCAGAGAGACCTGAAGAAAAAGAAGTGTCGAACGTACACACTCTCCGTTGATCCGGAGAACGCGCTGTTAGAGGAATACATCCCGGATGCACCGAAGACAAAGGGAATGGAATGTGCGGACTTCAAGTACGTGCCCAGCCGGAAGAGCGCATTGGAGAATATGCGACTAATATCGAACGAGTACACGCCGACTTTGTGTGACGGTAAAAATCATGTTGCGGAAGACGTAAGCTATATACCGAACTCGATCGAGAAATTGAAAACGACCTACGAGGTTTATGAGCCATGCGCCACCACGGTAATACCCGACGGCATTTTCGAGGAATACGTGCCTAATTCCAAGGGATTCAATTCCGCCATAGAAGAGTACGAGCCTGACTTCAAATCTCCGAGCAAACTGAGGAAGTTCGACGACAGTTATGTGCCCTCGAGCGTGCAACGGAACACGTTAAACGACTCGAAGAAAATTCCGAGCAAATCAGCTTTTCCGAAAAAATCGAAGATGCGGAGACTAGAGGTTTGTCGGAAGAGATCAGTGGACAAGAAGAAGATGGACCTCTTCTCGTGA